In a single window of the Notamacropus eugenii isolate mMacEug1 chromosome 4, mMacEug1.pri_v2, whole genome shotgun sequence genome:
- the NR2C2AP gene encoding nuclear receptor 2C2-associated protein — MATPGPLVCGRTVSRVSSVLNRDVKQFGKKHLFDEQDETCWNSDQGSSQWVMLEFPQPVRVSQVQIQFQGGFASRQGRLEGGRKSESLEKIGDFYPQDNNSLQSFPVADVTLDKLKVTFENSTDFFGRIIIYHLRILGEKL, encoded by the exons ATGGCCACCCCGGGACCTTTGGTCTGCGGCCGGACCGTGAGCAG GGTGAGCTCCGTGCTCAACCGCGATGTGAAGCAGTTCGGAAAGAAGCATCTGTTTGACGAGCAGGACGAGACCTGTTGGAATTCTGACCAG GGCTCCTCGCAGTGGGTGATGCTGGAATTCCCACAACCTGTCCGAGTGTCTCAGGTGCAGATCCAGTTCCAGGGTGGGTTCGCAAGCCGCCAGGGCCGCTTGGAAG GTGGCAGGAAGAGCGAGTCCCTAGAGAAGATTGGGGATTTCTACCCCCAGGACAACAACTCCCTTCAGA GCTTTCCTGTGGCAGACGTCACGCTGGACAAGCTCAAGGTAACTTTCGAAAACAGCACTGACTTTTTTGGCCGGATCATCATCTACCACCTGCGGATTCTTGGAGAGAAGCTGTGA